The sequence below is a genomic window from Thalassoroseus pseudoceratinae.
GAAAAGCCGACGAAAAACGTAGGCGGCGAGAACTCCGAAAGGAAGCCGCTGAAGATGTCCCGCAACGCCCGGAAACGTAACCTCTCATCGAACCAACATACGAAAAGCCCTCATTTCCATGAGGGCTCATTTTATGCGCGTTCGTCAACGATCGACTTTGCCTAGCCGTTTAACAGTGTGTAGGCTGGGACAAGTCCCAGCATTCCAGTAGACTCGATGCCCATGAGACAGTATCGTCGAAATTGTGATGGCTCAGTCTTTTTCTTCACTCTAGTCACACATGAACGACGACCAATTCTGACAACGGAACTCGGTCGATGTTCCCTTCGTCAGGCGATCCAAACGGTTCGTGACAACCACCCATTCTCGATTCGATCAATCGTCTTGCTTCCAGATCATTTGCACGCCGTGCTGGAACTTCCCAAAGATGATTCGGACTACTCCAAACGCTGGCGTCTCATTAAGGCCAAGTTTACACGCTTGTGGCGAGAAAGCGGAAGCACGGAGGGAGAAATCACAACAAGCCGTGATCGCAAAGGTGAACGCGGCTTATGGCAGAGACGATTCTACGAACACACCTGCCGCGATGAAGCCGACTTGAAGCGATGTGTCGACTATTGCCACGTCAATCCGCTCAAGCATGGATTGGTCGAACGGGTCGTGGATTGGCCGTGGTCCTCATTTCATCGCTACGTCCGCCAAGGCGAATACCCACCCGATTGGGCCAGTTCCGCCAATTGGTACGGCGACGAATTCAAGCACGCCGAATAAGAACAAAGTCGGCCATCCTCGTAGGCTGGGTTAGCAAAGCGTAACCCAGCATTTGGCGCGGTATTGGTACATTGAAAAGCTGGGACTCGTCCCAGCCTACGTTACTGATTGCTAGAGGTTGTACGGGATGGTCGCGTTCTCTTCTCCATGTGAAAGCCATATATCGGCGCCGTGCCAATTGGGGAAAGGCATTGCAATACAATGAACTTTGTGTTCTCGAACGAATAGAAAATGCTTTGGACGATAGGAGTATCTAGTTTTCAATTCTTCATGCACATTCACGTCTGGAAAAACGACGAGCCGTAATCTGAGTCCTCCAAGTGTGATTGTCACCCCCGACACGATGTTTGCTGATGCATGTAGTTGAACAGAGGTTGCCGATTCAGTGCGAAAGCAAGAGCCGTCCGGCGACCCACCAAATGTTGGCATATATAACCCAAGCGGTGATGTGTAGTCACTGTAGAAAAGATTTCCAATATAGGGTGGAAGCTCGAATTCAGGCGGGCAGATGTTAGTCTGCTTTGATTTATAGACCATAATCATGGTCTTGAGCATCCAACGCTCGATATCCATTCCACTAAAAAAGTATAGTTGTTGCGAAGGCATATCTTCGCATAAGGAGTTATGGATAGTTGTAAAAGCACGGAAGAAACGTGCTGCAGCAGAATCGATTGGAGACAACGCCGTATTGTGTCGACGGCAAAGCGCCTTTGTCGTGAGCGAGCTACTTCCAAGTGAAAGTTGAGCCGAAAAGTTTGGAGATTCAAATTGAATCTTTCGGTCATCAAGCACTTTGAGAACCGCACGGGAGATGATGTGATCTCCTGAGATTTTTTTGCAACAGTCTCCTGTCCATCGGAATACACATTTTCGATTGGAGTGATGTGTTGTTGGTCGTGGTGGCGTCAGGTTTGCTGGCCTCAGTTGCACATTTCCATCACGCAGGCAGCACGCTCCAAACTTCTTTCCGCTGCCACAGCCACATGGCGAGTCAGGTGGATATACTAGTTCGAATTTTGGAGGCGTAACTGCCATAAGGTATTGTCACAAATGCAACGGTATTAGCGAGTAGGCTGGGTTAGCGGAGCGTAACCCAGCTTTTTGTTGCGTGTTGATACCTCGAAGAGCTGGGACTTGTCCCAGCCTACCGTTCTACGACTAACTACAGCCCATTGAGTTCCCGCAGTTATGGCATAGGTAACAATTCCCGTTACGGACTGTAATGGCTCCGCAGTTGTCGCAGGTGGGGGCGTCGGATTGGAAGCGGGCGAATTGTTCGCTGCGGTTGTTGTCCGGGGCGGCTAGGCTTTCCCGTTCAATCGTGAGCGTGGCGGTGGGTTCGGGTTTGGGGCCGTGTCCGTTGCCATTGCCGTTCCCATTTCCATTCCCGTTGGACTTAGTCGGTTTGCGACCGGTGAGTTCCCGGTTGATCGCCTTCTCGATGTAGTTCTGAACGGCGGCGGGGGTGTCGGGGACATCGTCGGCCGCAACATCGCGGTTAGGTGTGTTCGCTTCGCGGTAGCCGGCGAGGAATTGAATGCCCATCCAACGGTAGATGTAGTCCACCACGCTTTTCGCCTGGGGGATGTCCGGGTTGCCGGTCCAGCCGGACGGCTCGAACCGCATGTGCGTGAACTTGTTGATCAGCACTTCCAACGGCACACCATATTGCAACGCCATGCTGGTGAGCGTGCCGATGGTGTCCATCAAACCGCCGATGGTGGAACCTTCCTTCGCCATCGTGACGAACAACTCGCCCGGTGCACCGTCTTCGAACAGACCAACGGTGATGTACCCTTCGTGTCCGCCCACGCTGAACTTGTGCGTGATGCTCTGACGAGTCGAAGGCAACCGACGCCGCACAATCTTGCGAGCCGATTCGTAATCGACCGGAGTCGGTTCGGCGGGTTTGGCTTCCTCCGCTTTTTTGCCTTCCTTCTTCTTCGTGTTGAGCGGTTGAGATTGCTTGGAACCGTCGCGGTAAATGGCGAGGGCTTTGAGTCCCATCTTCCAACCAGCGGTGTAAGCCTCTTCGATGTCTTCGACGGTCGAATCGGCAGGCATGTTGACGGTCTTCGAGATGGCTCCCGAGAGGAACGGTTGAGCGGCCGCCATCATCGTGACGTGAGCGAGCCACTGAATGCTGCGAGTGCCATTCGCTGGTTTGAAAGCACAATCGAAGACGGGCAGATGCTCTTCTTTGAGATCGGCAGCACCTTCGATGGTGTCGTTCTCGTCGATGTGGGCCACAATGCGATCGATAGCGGCTTGGCTGTAACCCAAGTTCGACAACGCCATCGGCACGGTGCGGTTGACGATTTTCATCATCCCACCACCGGCGAGCTGCTTGTACTTGACGAGAGCGATATCCGGCTCGATACCGGTGGTGTCGCAATCCATCATGAACGCGATGGTGCCGGTCGGTGCAAGTACCGTCGCTTGAGCGTTGCGATAGCCGTACTTCTCACCACTGCTGACCACGGCATCCCAGACGCTTTTGGCGGCATCGCGGAGGTAATCGGGACAGGAGGAGTGAATGTCGTTGACGGCATCGCGGTGCATCCGCATGACATCGAGGAACGGTTCGGCGTTGCGTTCGTAGTCTTCGAACGGCCCCATGTGCCCAGCGATTTCGCTGCTGGTGAGGTACGCTTGGCCGTTGAGCAGGGCGGTGAGGGCACCACACAGACCGCGACCTTCATCGCTGTCGTAAGCGTAGCCCATCGACATGATCAAGCTGCCGAGGTTCGCGTAACCCAAGCCGAGCGGTCGGTAGATGTGGCTGTTCTTGGCGATCTCAGCCGTCGGGTAACTGGCATGATCGACGAGAATTTCCTGAGCGGTAATGAAGATCGCACAGGCACGGCGGAACCGTTCGACATCGAACGTGCCGTCTTCTTTGACGCACTTCTTGAGGTTGATGCTTGCCAGATTGCAGGCGGAATCGTCGAGGAACATGTATTCGCTACACGGATTCGACGAGTTGATCGGAGCGGTGTTCTTACACGTATGCCACTTTTGAATCGTGTCTTCGTACTGGACGCCCGGGTCACCACAGTACCACGTGCCCGAAGCGATTTCGTGCATCAGGTAAGAGGCGTCGTATTCCGGGCCGTCGACGCTGGGGTCCGTCACCCACCGCGTCGTCCATTTGCCGCCGGCTTCCAACGTCATCATGAAGCGATCACTGAGACGCACGGAGAAGTTGGAGTTCTGGAACATGATCGAACCGTACGCTTCACCGTTGAAGCTGGAATCGTATTCGCCGGAGTCGATCAGCGTGCGGGCTTTGTTCTCTTCGTTGGTCTTGGCTTGGATGAATTCCAGAACATCGGGGTGCCAATCCTTGAGGGTTTCCATCTTGGCGGCACGACGGGTCTTCCCACCGCTTTTGACGACCGCACCGATTTGGTCGTAAACCCGCATGAAGGACAGCGGACCGGATGGCTTCCCACCGCCGGAGAGTTTCTCGCGGCTGGAGCGGATCGTGCTGTTGTCCGTTCCCGTACCAGAACCGAACTTGAACAGCATCCCCTCGGCGCGTGCTCGATCGAGAATGGAGTCCATGTTGTCGTCAACGGATTGAATGAAACACGCCGACCCTTGCGGGTATTCATACGACGACGGTGCCCGCTCAACTTGCTTGGTCTGCTTATTGAAGTAGTAGTTGCCAATGCTGCCTTTGATGCCGTACTCGTGAAACAGACCGACATTGAACCACACCGGTGAGTTGAACGCCCCGTGCTGATGAACGCACAACCAGGCAAGTTCTTTGTAGAAGTTCTCGGCGTCGGCATCAGATGCGAAATAGCCGTCGGCTTTCCCCCAGTCGGCGATAGTGCGTGCGACCCGGTGAACGACCTGTCGGACGCTGGTTTCCCGTTCTTCGGTGCCAGGTTCACCGTAGAAATATTTGCTGACCACCACATTGGTCGCGAGCGGCGACCACGACTTGGGGACCTCACAGTCAGTTTGTTCAAAGATCAGATCGCCGTTTTCGTCTTTGATCTGAGCGGTTCGGTGGGTCCATTCGACGGTATCAAACGGATCAGCACCTTCAGGGCAGAAATATGGTTCAACACGTTGGGCAGTCGTTTGAGAAGCGGTGGATTCAGCAGAGGAAATGGGGGAATCCGACTGAAATTGCATGAGAGGTCCTTCAGTGCAATAAATCAAAGAGGGTGAACGGCGATTGTGAAGAAATTGCGAATCCGTCAGCGACTCGATCGTAGCGGGTCGAGACGTCGGTCTCCGTTCCAAACGTATTGCAGCGTGTGATGCATTCACATTCCATTAACAATCTCTCAGTAGATTGTCCAGCGGAATGGACCACAATCGGTGGGTGGAGTTATCAACAAGATACCCACATATTGTGGGCATCCATCCTCTCAGATCTCGATCAATCTTTCAACATAATCATGAAGAATCTTCACAAAGATTGGTCGGTTCCGAGGGCCCACCGGGAGGGAAACAATGCTCAAAGCCAAGACTCCGGAGCACTTACATTCTTTCGACCGGCGGAATTTTTTTTGGCGAATCGCGAGCTTGAACTGCCACACAGATTAAACATACGTACCGCAATCTATCCACAATTGAATTTGGTGTCAAAAAGAATCGACCAAATGTGCGGAGATCTATGGTCTGGACGCGGAAAATTCTGCGACAACAACAAAGCCAAATGCATAATCCGACACCCAACACAAGCACAGTCCCGGGTGTTTCCATCGGACAATTGCACTTTCTGCTGTCCAAAACACCCCTAGAGTTGCAACGCTGTGCCATTTGGGTAGACTGCATCTGCCACACGACTTGCAAGGGGATTTTGATGGACTCACTCCGATTGCCGATGAACCCCACGTTGCGACACGCCGCGCGTTTGCCGTCCAGAACGGAGCAGTGGGCAACGATGGCCGACTACGTCATGCTTGTCGGTTTTGGCGTCTTTGCTGCGACGTTCACGATTCTGGCAGACTTCAGCCTGAAGCTGCCTGGCCACGCGATCTTGCGAGTTGCGTTGCCGTTCGCCTGCGGATTGGCTCTTGTCCCGCGACATGGAGCCGGGTCCATTATGGGATTGGGAGCACTTTTGGGAGCAGGGGCATGGATCGGCATCGGTCATCGTGAACTCGGTCCAGGAGCGACAACAAGCCTGCTGCTCACCGGCCCAATACTGGACTTGATGCTCCGACGTACGAAACCGAACCAATCGTTGTATTGGCGAATGGCCATGGCCGGTCTGCTGGCCAACGCGGGAGCGTTTTTCGTTCGAGGCGCGGTGAAGTGGGTGGAATCTCCGGGAGCGGGCAAACCGATCTTCGCTATCTGGAGTGGCAAAGCTCTGGTCACTTATAGTCTCTGCGGTTTGATTGCGGGGTTGATCAGTGCATTTCTGGTGTTTCGTTGGCGCTCGGATTCGTCCTCATGACGGACACACTGTTCCTGGTTGGTCTGG
It includes:
- a CDS encoding vitamin B12-dependent ribonucleotide reductase, with the translated sequence MQFQSDSPISSAESTASQTTAQRVEPYFCPEGADPFDTVEWTHRTAQIKDENGDLIFEQTDCEVPKSWSPLATNVVVSKYFYGEPGTEERETSVRQVVHRVARTIADWGKADGYFASDADAENFYKELAWLCVHQHGAFNSPVWFNVGLFHEYGIKGSIGNYYFNKQTKQVERAPSSYEYPQGSACFIQSVDDNMDSILDRARAEGMLFKFGSGTGTDNSTIRSSREKLSGGGKPSGPLSFMRVYDQIGAVVKSGGKTRRAAKMETLKDWHPDVLEFIQAKTNEENKARTLIDSGEYDSSFNGEAYGSIMFQNSNFSVRLSDRFMMTLEAGGKWTTRWVTDPSVDGPEYDASYLMHEIASGTWYCGDPGVQYEDTIQKWHTCKNTAPINSSNPCSEYMFLDDSACNLASINLKKCVKEDGTFDVERFRRACAIFITAQEILVDHASYPTAEIAKNSHIYRPLGLGYANLGSLIMSMGYAYDSDEGRGLCGALTALLNGQAYLTSSEIAGHMGPFEDYERNAEPFLDVMRMHRDAVNDIHSSCPDYLRDAAKSVWDAVVSSGEKYGYRNAQATVLAPTGTIAFMMDCDTTGIEPDIALVKYKQLAGGGMMKIVNRTVPMALSNLGYSQAAIDRIVAHIDENDTIEGAADLKEEHLPVFDCAFKPANGTRSIQWLAHVTMMAAAQPFLSGAISKTVNMPADSTVEDIEEAYTAGWKMGLKALAIYRDGSKQSQPLNTKKKEGKKAEEAKPAEPTPVDYESARKIVRRRLPSTRQSITHKFSVGGHEGYITVGLFEDGAPGELFVTMAKEGSTIGGLMDTIGTLTSMALQYGVPLEVLINKFTHMRFEPSGWTGNPDIPQAKSVVDYIYRWMGIQFLAGYREANTPNRDVAADDVPDTPAAVQNYIEKAINRELTGRKPTKSNGNGNGNGNGNGHGPKPEPTATLTIERESLAAPDNNRSEQFARFQSDAPTCDNCGAITVRNGNCYLCHNCGNSMGCS
- a CDS encoding REP-associated tyrosine transposase, coding for MRQYRRNCDGSVFFFTLVTHERRPILTTELGRCSLRQAIQTVRDNHPFSIRSIVLLPDHLHAVLELPKDDSDYSKRWRLIKAKFTRLWRESGSTEGEITTSRDRKGERGLWQRRFYEHTCRDEADLKRCVDYCHVNPLKHGLVERVVDWPWSSFHRYVRQGEYPPDWASSANWYGDEFKHAE